From Saprospiraceae bacterium, one genomic window encodes:
- a CDS encoding uridine kinase gives MVIGITGGSGSGKTAFIKAIRNKFSGNQLAIISEDNYYKPRNEQKADLSGVLNFDIPEAIDENKFVEDVHKLIGGSAVRLKEYTFNNQLATVNEIQIDPAPILIVEGLFILHRPRIRNLLDLSILIHARDELKLIRRIRRDQEERNYPLEDVLYRYENHVSPAYQLYIQPYLDKVDLSINNNDHFTQGVEILAAYISVKLGGI, from the coding sequence ATGGTCATTGGTATTACAGGTGGAAGCGGCAGTGGAAAAACTGCATTTATCAAAGCGATTCGAAATAAATTCTCTGGTAACCAGCTTGCCATTATTTCTGAGGACAATTATTACAAACCGCGTAACGAACAGAAAGCAGATCTTTCCGGTGTTCTCAATTTTGATATTCCTGAAGCCATCGATGAAAATAAATTTGTGGAAGATGTCCATAAGCTTATTGGAGGTTCTGCGGTGCGTTTGAAAGAGTACACCTTTAACAATCAACTTGCGACAGTGAATGAAATTCAGATTGATCCTGCTCCCATTCTCATCGTGGAGGGATTGTTTATATTGCATAGACCACGAATCAGAAACTTACTGGATTTAAGTATTTTGATTCACGCCCGGGATGAGTTGAAGCTCATACGCAGAATCAGGAGAGATCAAGAAGAGAGGAACTATCCTTTAGAAGATGTGCTTTATCGATATGAGAATCATGTGTCACCTGCCTACCAACTTTACATACAACCCTATCTTGACAAAGTAGATCTCAGCATTAACAACAACGACCACTTTACCCAGGGAGTAGAAATTCTGGCGGCGTATATATCTGTGAAGTTAGGAGGGATTTAA
- a CDS encoding Na+ dependent nucleoside transporter, whose amino-acid sequence MIQISRGLLGILILLAVCYLLSKNRKKIDWKMVGTGVVFQFLLAFCLIEVSWIRSFFELIVHFFSIMIESSQQASQFLFGDLAKPGTPYGFAFLVLPTIIFFSALSSVLYYFGILQKAVGGFAWLMRKSFKLSGAESLATAANVFIGQTEAPLVIKPYLERMTKSEILCLMVGGMATIAGSVFGAYMAMLGGSDEASRIYFGMHLLTASIISAPAAVICAKILYPEDQKVDQQVDIKRADVGSNFLDALSRGTTDGLKLAVNVGAMLLAFMAFIYMINLALNGMGEYGLNDWVIQLTNGQHKSFDLQFILGILFAPIAWLIGVDVQYITSIGQLLGEKTILNEFVAYLSLGDMKSSGILDDRSIIIATYALCGFSNFASIGIQIGGISAIAPGQRNVLTSFGLLALIGGTIACLMTACIAGAMFH is encoded by the coding sequence ATGATCCAGATCTCCAGAGGTCTTTTAGGAATACTTATCTTGTTGGCTGTCTGCTATTTACTTAGTAAGAATCGAAAAAAGATCGATTGGAAAATGGTAGGGACTGGTGTCGTTTTTCAGTTTCTTCTTGCTTTCTGTCTCATCGAAGTGAGTTGGATTCGGAGTTTTTTTGAACTGATTGTTCATTTTTTCTCGATCATGATCGAGAGCAGTCAACAGGCTTCACAGTTTCTGTTTGGTGATTTGGCCAAACCTGGCACACCATACGGTTTCGCATTTCTGGTATTGCCGACCATCATTTTCTTCTCTGCGCTTTCCTCTGTGCTTTATTATTTTGGAATTTTACAAAAAGCAGTTGGAGGTTTTGCCTGGCTGATGCGAAAATCTTTCAAACTTTCGGGAGCAGAAAGTCTTGCAACGGCAGCGAATGTGTTTATTGGACAGACTGAAGCACCCCTGGTGATCAAGCCCTACTTGGAACGAATGACCAAATCAGAAATACTCTGTCTGATGGTGGGTGGGATGGCCACCATTGCAGGAAGTGTTTTTGGTGCCTATATGGCCATGCTCGGTGGCTCGGATGAAGCGAGCAGGATTTATTTTGGGATGCACCTCTTGACGGCATCTATTATTTCAGCCCCGGCTGCTGTTATTTGCGCAAAAATCCTCTACCCCGAAGATCAGAAAGTGGATCAACAGGTGGATATCAAAAGAGCAGATGTGGGTTCCAATTTTTTAGATGCATTGTCCAGGGGCACAACAGATGGATTAAAACTAGCCGTCAACGTCGGAGCGATGTTATTGGCTTTTATGGCTTTTATTTACATGATCAACCTGGCTTTAAATGGAATGGGTGAATATGGATTGAATGATTGGGTGATCCAGTTGACCAATGGACAACACAAGAGTTTTGATTTACAATTTATTCTTGGAATTTTATTTGCTCCTATAGCATGGTTGATCGGTGTCGATGTCCAGTACATTACTTCCATTGGTCAGTTGCTCGGAGAGAAAACCATCTTAAATGAATTTGTGGCTTATTTGTCCCTTGGAGATATGAAATCATCCGGCATTCTGGACGATCGCTCTATCATCATTGCGACTTATGCATTGTGCGGATTTTCAAATTTTGCCAGCATTGGCATTCAAATTGGCGGCATCAGTGCGATAGCCCCAGGTCAGAGAAATGTACTGACTTCCTTTGGATTGTTGGCATTGATTGGCGGGACAATTGCCTGTCTTATGACCGCTTGTATCGCTGGCGCTATGTTTCATTAA
- the mnmA gene encoding tRNA 2-thiouridine(34) synthase MnmA — MSKLGRVLVAMSGGIDSAVSALLLHEQGYEVIGITMKTWDYASSGGSKKETGCCSLDSLQDARKMAVDMGFHHFILDIRDEFGDAVIDNFVDEYLAGRTPNPCVLCNTHIKWNALLKRADGLDCEFIATGHYARINQLNGRYYVSKAHDLLKDQSYVLWGLSQDALKRSKFPLADMLKSETRKIASDRGYTNLAKKAESYEICFVPDNDYRGFLKRKVAGLEEQVSGGMFVDRHGQILGAHDGYPFYTIGQRKGLGKAFGKPMFVTDIFPDSNTVVLGEEEDLSRPALTVSQINWHKYTKVDPRDEFTTKIRYKDPGHISNITMGEENLHIAFSGNVKGIAPGQSAVIYEGDDLVCGGIIRNSLFSNLPGALD, encoded by the coding sequence ATGAGTAAGCTTGGTAGGGTATTGGTGGCCATGAGTGGCGGGATCGACAGCGCTGTCTCTGCTCTGCTTTTACACGAGCAGGGTTACGAGGTGATTGGCATCACCATGAAGACCTGGGACTACGCCTCTTCTGGAGGCTCAAAGAAGGAAACCGGCTGCTGCTCACTCGATTCATTGCAAGATGCCCGCAAAATGGCGGTTGACATGGGATTTCATCATTTTATTCTTGACATCAGAGATGAATTTGGGGATGCGGTTATCGACAATTTTGTGGACGAGTACTTAGCAGGCAGGACTCCCAATCCATGTGTTTTGTGCAACACCCACATTAAATGGAATGCTTTGCTCAAAAGGGCGGATGGCCTGGATTGCGAATTCATTGCCACAGGGCACTATGCCAGGATAAATCAACTGAACGGACGTTACTACGTTTCCAAAGCCCATGATTTGTTGAAGGACCAGTCTTATGTATTGTGGGGTTTAAGCCAGGATGCACTGAAAAGAAGCAAGTTTCCTCTGGCAGACATGCTTAAGTCTGAAACCCGTAAGATCGCATCAGACAGAGGATATACCAATCTGGCCAAAAAGGCAGAGAGCTATGAAATTTGTTTTGTTCCCGACAACGACTACAGAGGCTTCCTAAAGAGAAAGGTTGCTGGATTGGAAGAGCAGGTGAGTGGGGGTATGTTTGTGGATCGCCACGGGCAGATATTAGGTGCCCATGATGGCTATCCCTTCTACACCATTGGTCAACGCAAAGGACTTGGAAAAGCATTTGGCAAACCTATGTTTGTGACAGATATTTTTCCTGATTCCAACACCGTTGTGCTGGGAGAAGAAGAAGATTTGTCAAGACCCGCTTTAACTGTTTCGCAAATCAACTGGCATAAATATACAAAAGTAGATCCGCGAGATGAATTCACAACCAAGATCCGATACAAGGATCCGGGTCATATCTCCAACATCACTATGGGGGAGGAAAATCTCCACATTGCATTTTCCGGAAACGTGAAAGGTATTGCTCCGGGTCAATCCGCAGTGATTTATGAAGGCGACGATCTTGTTTGCGGAGGTATCATCAGAAACTCCCTGTTTTCAAATTTGCCAGGCGCATTGGATTAA
- the rimM gene encoding 16S rRNA processing protein RimM, translating into MKKQKEDLFFGRNCTVTIKVLALIDFIKAGMTLKAHGLNGELEIKLEDELRDEILKQGVLFIYKDGNYIPYFIESHRDEGRFFIQFEDVHDPEHAKLLSHKEIFTDNARIPDVVKNNMENTEFENMGLTGYVLMDITSGRLGHILSIQEFPGQWMAEVESGGQIFHIPLHEHFIVILKPEEELITVQLPEGIWEL; encoded by the coding sequence ATGAAAAAGCAGAAAGAGGACTTATTCTTCGGCAGAAATTGCACAGTCACAATTAAAGTATTGGCATTGATTGATTTTATTAAAGCTGGAATGACACTGAAGGCGCATGGCCTGAATGGTGAATTGGAAATAAAACTGGAAGATGAATTGCGGGATGAAATATTAAAGCAAGGGGTATTGTTTATTTACAAAGATGGAAATTACATACCCTATTTTATCGAAAGTCATCGGGATGAGGGTCGATTTTTTATTCAATTTGAGGATGTACATGATCCTGAACACGCTAAATTATTAAGTCACAAAGAGATTTTTACAGACAACGCCCGTATTCCTGATGTTGTGAAAAACAACATGGAGAACACTGAATTTGAAAATATGGGATTAACAGGATATGTGCTGATGGATATCACATCGGGACGATTGGGACATATTCTTTCCATTCAGGAATTTCCGGGCCAATGGATGGCAGAAGTAGAATCTGGTGGTCAAATTTTTCATATACCCCTTCATGAACATTTTATTGTAATTCTCAAACCGGAAGAAGAATTAATTACGGTTCAGCTACCTGAAGGGATTTGGGAATTGTGA
- a CDS encoding T9SS type A sorting domain-containing protein, whose translation MHYSHVQQNQKMSSLAKSITKYTLVFITVFMFKPGTILSKNVNSIKAEAFIPMACNDLVQISLDENCYALLTPEAILEDMQGLSSDYAIDLYLNGVKQPDLIFGAQDINKLFNYTIWHIPSRNSCWGAVFIEDKLAPVLECLPDTIRCNDEFGPDDLGFPIPSYFVGVYIDTIGWDTTGGRRIPYKFKVYNWDACGAVVLSYNDQVDYYGCDSLCFRKIFREWVAVDLSGNQSRCTEVICMRRPDTSDISYPRHHDGFDLPYIKCHEVFPKLPNGHPSPIYTGTPFGELCNTLVASYTDLRIDVCDKSFKILRRWSIVDWCTREVYEYTQLIKVIDDEAPTFELPEDYTVGMAPWTCGSYGKILPPFNVRDCGKWTYDVFVRLEDPLTGDTGEKTKDFIDYNITEKCFYLIGAPEGRIWVLYELSDDCGNVSDSTIEIGVVDDQMPIAICDQRTVVTLTSDGTAKAYAETFDDGSIDNCAIDYFRVRRMNDTCDNGTDEFGPYVGFCCKDIGQIIMVALEVTDTYGNKNTCMVEVVVQEKEPPIIVPPTNITISCEFDRSNLEDFGVIRYNQADRKQIIIRDDIYFDKNYIAGIDGYAYDNCDVTVTEVVTDSLVCNQGKIWRKFIAVDKQGLMSMATQVITIINVDPFYINPYDHLDSADDVEWPEETVKIFSCRTADTHPDKTGAPKFTNVGCAQLSINYTDSRLDVLDSVCYKILRKWTVLDWCQYEARTQKGIWEYTQVILVQNTIPPDIYSCQDIDICDESAYADPNTGKCLAHYDLTADGEDDCTYPQNIIWSYRLDENNDGSFGPPILSKRATGVLPVGTHRIRWIAGDQCGNVSQCDQLITLRDCKKPTPYCIAGINTVLMPTTGEVSIWAKDFDLGSTDNCTPKERLKISFSSDTSHTSISYHCDSLQGQSFIVRTVRIYITDEEGNQDYCETQVRIQDNNNSCGNTLVSGSGRLTRANQTPIPEAVLQVFDQNDQLVFTAESDDQGAYAFLPLPVNRVSYIKVDKQDEALLGISTQDIIKIQKHILGQKFIDSPYEVIAADVNRSNSITARDITEVRKLILGISEEYSSSRVWIFVPSAQSFANVHAPWNFKESILASEVNGSFSSLDFVGVKLGDVDHSAKLGLHDHVTARYRSTVQLYAEKSSDGNNMAIVAAENMVVEGIQLNLDVPTGDEINVLAAKFDLSDEHFKQHILKQNNSNLRISWAARKPVSVQKGEVLFYLNGLNAEVLMGYQPSTKGISNEIYLVGGQVSQLQIDLKTSQNTGAGFELAQNIPNPFSEFTMIQVDSKTDFNGTLSLVDAWGREVLRKAISISKGLNSIELGRADILSEGIYLYKLEGPSGVQTKKLFVLK comes from the coding sequence ATGCATTACTCACACGTACAACAGAATCAAAAGATGTCCAGCTTGGCCAAAAGTATTACAAAATATACTTTGGTCTTCATAACAGTGTTTATGTTTAAGCCAGGGACCATTTTATCTAAAAATGTAAATTCAATCAAAGCAGAAGCTTTCATCCCTATGGCTTGCAATGATCTTGTTCAAATTTCTTTGGATGAGAATTGTTATGCATTATTAACTCCTGAAGCGATTCTGGAAGACATGCAGGGTCTTTCATCGGATTATGCGATTGATTTATATTTGAATGGTGTAAAACAACCGGATTTGATTTTTGGTGCTCAAGACATCAACAAGTTGTTTAATTATACCATCTGGCACATACCAAGCAGGAACTCATGTTGGGGTGCTGTATTTATAGAAGACAAACTTGCACCTGTACTGGAATGTTTGCCGGACACCATTCGCTGCAACGATGAATTTGGTCCAGACGATCTTGGATTTCCGATTCCTTCCTATTTTGTTGGAGTTTACATCGACACCATTGGTTGGGACACCACAGGTGGTCGTAGAATTCCATACAAATTCAAAGTGTACAATTGGGATGCTTGTGGCGCAGTAGTGCTAAGTTACAATGACCAGGTGGACTACTATGGTTGTGATTCACTTTGTTTCAGGAAAATTTTTAGAGAATGGGTAGCCGTAGACTTATCAGGCAATCAATCCCGATGTACGGAGGTAATCTGTATGAGAAGACCGGATACTTCAGATATTTCTTATCCAAGACATCATGATGGATTTGACCTTCCATACATAAAATGCCACGAGGTCTTTCCAAAATTGCCCAATGGACATCCTTCACCTATTTATACAGGCACACCTTTTGGTGAATTGTGCAACACACTTGTGGCAAGCTATACAGATTTGCGAATTGATGTATGCGACAAGAGTTTTAAAATATTGCGCAGATGGAGCATCGTTGATTGGTGTACAAGGGAAGTATATGAATATACCCAGTTGATTAAAGTAATTGATGATGAGGCTCCAACTTTTGAACTGCCCGAGGATTATACAGTGGGTATGGCTCCCTGGACTTGTGGTTCGTATGGAAAAATATTACCACCTTTTAATGTCCGTGATTGCGGAAAATGGACCTACGATGTGTTTGTTCGACTGGAAGATCCTCTTACAGGAGATACAGGTGAGAAAACAAAAGATTTTATTGATTACAATATCACCGAAAAGTGTTTTTATCTGATCGGTGCTCCGGAAGGAAGGATTTGGGTTTTGTATGAACTAAGTGATGATTGTGGAAATGTCTCTGACAGCACCATTGAGATTGGTGTGGTGGACGATCAAATGCCCATCGCAATTTGTGATCAACGAACCGTGGTAACATTGACTTCAGATGGAACGGCCAAAGCCTATGCAGAAACATTCGATGACGGTTCCATAGACAATTGTGCCATAGATTACTTTAGGGTCAGACGGATGAATGATACCTGTGACAACGGTACAGATGAATTTGGTCCATATGTTGGATTCTGTTGCAAGGATATTGGTCAAATTATAATGGTGGCCCTGGAAGTGACCGATACCTATGGTAATAAAAATACATGCATGGTGGAAGTGGTTGTTCAGGAAAAAGAGCCACCGATCATTGTTCCACCGACCAACATCACCATTTCTTGTGAATTTGACAGATCCAATTTGGAAGATTTTGGAGTCATTCGATACAATCAGGCAGATCGCAAGCAAATCATCATCCGGGATGATATCTATTTTGACAAAAACTATATTGCCGGAATTGATGGATACGCTTATGACAATTGTGATGTAACAGTCACTGAAGTTGTCACCGATTCCTTGGTCTGCAATCAGGGAAAAATCTGGAGAAAATTTATTGCAGTGGACAAACAGGGTTTGATGTCGATGGCTACCCAAGTGATTACGATCATCAATGTAGATCCGTTTTACATTAATCCCTACGATCACCTGGATTCTGCAGACGATGTCGAATGGCCTGAAGAAACCGTAAAAATATTTTCCTGCCGTACCGCAGACACTCACCCTGATAAAACAGGCGCTCCTAAATTTACCAACGTAGGTTGTGCCCAATTGTCCATCAACTATACTGATTCAAGGTTGGATGTACTGGACAGCGTATGTTATAAAATTTTGAGAAAGTGGACGGTGTTGGATTGGTGTCAGTATGAAGCTAGAACACAAAAGGGTATTTGGGAATACACCCAGGTGATCCTGGTTCAAAACACAATACCACCAGATATTTATAGTTGTCAGGACATCGATATTTGTGATGAAAGCGCATACGCTGATCCAAATACCGGAAAGTGTTTGGCGCATTATGATCTGACGGCAGACGGAGAAGATGATTGTACTTATCCACAAAATATCATCTGGTCATATAGGCTGGACGAAAACAACGATGGTAGTTTTGGACCTCCAATTCTTTCGAAACGTGCAACAGGAGTATTGCCTGTTGGTACTCACAGGATCAGATGGATTGCAGGGGATCAATGCGGCAACGTGAGTCAGTGTGATCAATTGATTACTCTGAGAGATTGCAAGAAACCAACGCCTTATTGTATTGCTGGTATCAACACTGTACTGATGCCAACAACCGGAGAGGTATCAATTTGGGCAAAAGATTTCGATTTGGGTAGCACTGACAATTGTACACCCAAAGAGCGCTTGAAAATTTCATTTAGCAGCGATACTTCTCATACGTCGATCAGTTATCACTGCGATAGTTTGCAGGGGCAATCCTTTATTGTTCGGACGGTCAGAATATATATCACCGACGAAGAAGGCAATCAGGATTATTGTGAAACTCAGGTGAGGATACAAGACAACAACAACAGTTGTGGTAACACATTGGTATCAGGTAGTGGTAGGCTCACCAGGGCCAATCAGACTCCAATACCTGAAGCAGTATTACAAGTGTTCGATCAAAATGACCAACTGGTATTTACTGCGGAATCAGATGATCAGGGAGCGTATGCCTTTTTGCCTCTGCCTGTGAATCGGGTATCTTATATTAAAGTGGACAAACAAGATGAAGCCTTACTAGGGATCAGTACCCAGGATATCATAAAAATACAAAAGCATATTCTTGGGCAAAAATTTATCGATTCACCTTATGAAGTTATCGCTGCGGACGTTAACCGATCCAACTCCATTACTGCAAGAGATATTACAGAAGTGAGAAAATTAATATTGGGTATCAGCGAAGAATATTCCTCCTCCAGGGTTTGGATCTTTGTCCCAAGCGCTCAAAGCTTTGCCAATGTTCACGCACCATGGAATTTTAAAGAGAGCATTCTTGCATCCGAAGTCAATGGTTCTTTTTCCTCTTTGGATTTTGTTGGAGTAAAACTGGGTGATGTGGACCATTCTGCAAAACTGGGATTGCACGATCATGTGACTGCTCGTTATAGATCTACGGTCCAATTGTACGCTGAGAAATCCAGTGATGGCAATAATATGGCGATCGTTGCAGCAGAAAATATGGTGGTAGAAGGTATCCAATTGAATTTGGACGTGCCAACCGGGGATGAAATCAATGTACTGGCTGCCAAATTTGATCTCAGCGATGAACATTTCAAACAGCATATTCTAAAACAGAATAATTCCAATTTGAGAATTTCATGGGCTGCAAGAAAACCTGTTTCGGTTCAAAAAGGTGAAGTCCTTTTCTATTTGAATGGATTAAACGCAGAGGTCCTTATGGGATATCAGCCATCAACGAAAGGAATTTCGAATGAAATTTATTTGGTGGGAGGTCAGGTGAGTCAGTTGCAAATAGATCTAAAAACCAGTCAGAACACAGGTGCTGGATTCGAGCTGGCTCAGAATATACCCAATCCATTTTCAGAGTTTACCATGATTCAGGTTGATTCAAAAACCGATTTCAATGGAACGCTGAGCTTGGTGGACGCCTGGGGCAGAGAGGTGTTGAGAAAAGCCATTTCCATTTCAAAAGGACTCAACAGCATTGAGTTAGGAAGAGCAGATATACTCTCAGAAGGGATCTACCTCTACAAATTAGAAGGTCCTTCAGGAGTTCAGACTAAAAAACTATTTGTTCTCAAATAA